The sequence GTAGCGGCTTTTTTGGGGGGATGGACATAATTAATATCTGTTTATTTGGAATTGGGGGTGAGCGCCGTTGTTTGGATTAACCCGGGATTTTGTGCAGCAGGATGGCATCCGGATGGTGCTTGGGGGACGGGAGGGGATGCCGATATCGAAGCTGAATACGGTCCAGAGCCGCATGCTCTCCTCGTTAAGCATTCCGCATCATCTGCGGCTGTTTCTCAAAGAGGTGGATCTGAGTGTAACACTGGAATATTCGGTATCCGGCAAAAAGCTGCTCTCGCATCTTCTCAAGGGGGCAAGACTGAGCCTCGCCGAACTCTACGGGCTGCTGCTGCAGGTCGCCGAAGGTATGGAGGCCGGCAGACTGCATATGCTGCGTCCCGAGCAGTACGTTTTGCACGAGGATTATATTTTTATCGAAGGACCGCTGCAATCGGGAAAGGTGTACCTTACGTACGTTCCTCTGGAGATGATTGAACCGGCGCAGTCGTTGGGAGAGAGTCTCAAGGGATTAATTATGGCGTTGATGCCGAGCGTGACAGAGCTGAATGGTGATGGCGTCCAGCGGCTGCTGCACTACTGCGGGGAAGATGAATGTACCGCCTTGGGATGGAAGGAGCTTCTTTCGGCGCTGCTGACGGAGGATGACGGGGAGCGGAATTCCATAGTGAACGCGGAGACAGCGGCAGCGGCTTCCACTTCGACGGAAGCTGTCAAATTGCCAGTTGCCGAATGGAGGGGCGGAGAAAAGACGAGACGATGGAAGGACGAGGACGACGCTGAACCTGATTTGGCCATTGATGCAGCCAGTCCGCCTAACGGGCGAAATTCCTCGAAAAAAACGTATATTTTGCTCGGATGCATTCTGCTGGACGCCCTGCTGTGGAAATATGCATACCTTGACCATCCCGGAAGGCTGCCCCTGATGCTCTGCGGATTAGCCACGGTGGTGTTCATTGCAATAAGCGCCTTGACATGGATAGGGAAAATAGGAGGCAGCAAATCGGAAGAGGAGGAGTACTTGGAGGAGGAAACGGAAGATCCGGGAAATAGATTCTCTTTTGGATTCGGATCGGCCTCGCCGTTTGGCAGACAGGACAAGTTCGATGTATCCCAGAAGTTCCAATCTCCGACTGTTGAACGAAGTAAGCGGGTGTCCGCCGGAATTCTTGAATTTGGAACCGGAGAACAAGAGACAGAATGGGCGGAGGAGCATCCGAAGACCTCGGACTCCGGAGCGGCCACCGTGCTGCTGTCCAGAGAGAAAGCTCCTGCTTCCGTGGAAGCGAAGCTGCGCGAGGGAGGACTGCCCTATCTTGAAAGAACGGAGGAAGGAAGCGACCGGCGGGAAAGAATCGAGCTGAACCGGACAAGCTTTATTATCGGCCGCTCTTCGGAGGTGGCGCAGTATGTGGAGCCGTCGGAAGGAGCCTCCAGAGTGCATGTCGAGGTATTCCGCAGCGGCGGCGGCTATGTGCTGAAAGACCTCGATTCGCGCAACGGCACCCGGTTTCAGGGAGAGGCAATGATTCCTTACAAAGAATATCCACTGGCTGACGGAGACGCCTTCACTATTGTAAAAGGGAACTATACCTTTCATCAGCGTTAACGCTTTTTGAATCGGGCTCATGATCTGAGCTTCCGCAGCGCTTATTGAAATTTACTTCATTAAATGGCGGTAAGGGGAATAGTCAATGTGATTCTTTTCCAGAAATTGAATCAGGAACTTGCTGTCGCGCCTTGGAGTAGCGGAGATGTATCCTTTGATGCAGTGATCACGCGTAACCTCGCTTGCATTACTTTCGATGGCGATCCTGCCGATTTCAGCGGCGATGGAGTGCTTGGCGATATCGCGGAACGGTCCGGGGACGGGCTGCACCAGCTGATCGAGAAAGGCTTTGGATTCGTCGCTCCACAGCGGGCGGCTGCGCTCCACCCAGTAGTTCTGCCAGTCCAGCTTGGATTTGCCGTCTGCCTTGGGCAGTACCTTGAGAAATTTGCGGAACATGAAATAGCCGCCGATGCACATGCAGCCCAGCAGCAGAAATGTCCAGAAAGCGATCGTGTTCATAAATAAGCTGCTCGGTGACGCGGATAACCAGCCAAGCCCTGATTTAATAATCATAACTGCACCACCTTATCAATGATTATGATCACTGACTTCTCTCCAACTTAAATTATAGCGTATAGCCGGCGTTTTGCGAAGGAGCGAGCCAGATATCGGCAATGCCTAGATTTATTGTCCCAATCACGATAAAATAAGTCTTAATTCGTGAAAGAAAGAGGGAAAAGGCATGCTTAAAATTGGTTCCCATGTGTCGTGTGCGGACAAAGGACTGCTCAGCGCGGCAAATGAAGCGAATGAATACGGTTCAAGCTCTTTTATGATATATACAGGCGCACCGCAAAATACCCGCCGCAAACCGATCGAAGACATGTATCCCGAAGAAGGCAAAGCGGCAATGCGGGAAAATGGCGTTGAAGAGATTGTCGTTCACGCGCCATACATCATCAACCTGGCTTCTTACAAAAATCATACCTATGAGCTTGCGGTCGATTTTCTCCAGCAGGAGATCCACCGTACTCATGCCCTGGGTGTCAAGCACATCGTGCTTCATCCGGGAGCTTACACCGATAAGGACCCGGAATACGGCATCCAGCGAATCGCCGACGGCCTGAACGAGGTGCTGGGCGGCACGCATGAGACAGAGGTTCATATTGCACTGGAAACGATGGCTGGCAAAGGGACGGAAATGGGGCGGAGCTTTGAGGAAATCGCGTCCATGATCGATAAAGTCGCGCACAACGAGCGGCTGTCGATCTGCCTGGATACATGCCATATCCACGATGCCGGTTACGATATTGTAGGCGACCTGGACGGCGTTCTCGAACAATTCGATAAGACAATCGGTCTGGACCGGATCGGCGTGGTGCATATCAACGACAGCAAAAATCCGAGCGGTTCGCATAAAGACCGCCATGCGCCAATCGGTTCGGGCTGGATCGGATTCGATACAATCAACCGGGTCGTTCATCATGAGCTGCTTGCCGGGCGCCCGTTCATTCTTGAAACGCCGTGGATCGGCAAAGATGCCAAAACCCAGCGGCCGATGTACGAAGCGGAAATTGCGCTGCTGCGCGGCAATGTTCAAGAGCGTTTTGGCGGGGAGTTTTTGGCCCAGGTTGAAGAATTGCACGCTTTCTTTGCCAAGCAGGAGCTGGACCCTAGACAGTATGTGCTGGATATTTGGAATTTGCTCAAGACCGACGCCAAGGCCAAAAAGGCCGATCCGCGCGAGCCGCTGGAGCGTCTATACGATCAGGTACTTGCAGCTGGTCTGTTCCCGGATTTAAGTGAAGAGGCGGTAAATCATCGGCTGATCGCCTGGCTGGCGGGCAAGCAGGTTCTGGTTAACGCTTAAACTTCAAGCGATGCGTACATGATGAGAGGATGGAAGGAATCCAAATGGAATTGCATGTAAAAAGAGACCATTCTACTTCGGACGAGCAGCACCCCAACCGGGCGCGAATGCTCATCTCCTGTCCGGACGGCCCGGGAATAGTCGCCGCGGTATCCCGCTTTCTGTTCGACCACGGAGCCAATATCGTGCAGTCAGATCAGTATACGATGGACCCTTCGGGCGGAATGTTCTTTATGAGAATCGAGTTCGATCTACCAGAGCTGGAGCAGCGTATGGCACATCTTCAGGCGGAGTTCGGCGAAATCGCCGGACAGTTTCAGATGAGCTGGCAAATGTTCAATGTCAGCCATAAAAAGAGACTCGCGATCTTCGTATCCAAGGAGGATCATTGCCTCGTCGAGCTGCTCTGGCAGTGGCAGGCGGGTGATCTGGACGCCGACATCGCGTTGGTTGTGAGCAATCATGCCGATATGAAGGAATACGTTGAGTCATTCGGCATACCGTATCATTACATCCCTGTAACGGCGGATACGAAGGCGGAGGCGGAACGGCGGCAGCTGGAGACGATCAGAGAAGATATCGACGTCATTATTTTGGCGCGGTACATGCAGATTATCTCACCGTCTTTTATCAAGCATTACAGGAACCGGATTATCAATATCCACCATTCGTTTCTTCCGGCCTTTATCGGCGGCAATCCTTATGCCCAGGCATACCAGCGCGGGGTGAAAATCATCGGGGCTACCGCCCACTATGTAACCGAGGAGCTTGACGGCGGTCCGATCATTGAGCAGGATGTGCAGCGGGTCACCCACGGGGAAGATGTTGGCGAGCTGAAGCGGATCGGCCGCACAATCGAGCGTGTCGTTCTAGCCAGGGCGGTTAAATGGCATATCGAGGACCGTATCCTTGTTCATCAGAACAAGACGGTTGTGTTCAACTAATTGAATAGCAGCTTGCTTTATTCAGGTAAAAAAGCATTTTACCCACACATTGGCGCTCTATGCCAAAGTGTGGGTTTTTTATGCGCAAAAATTAATCGTATAAAGGGGGAAATCCACTTGTCGGCGCAGCGCGGTCATTTATTGAAGCGCAATTATATTTTTGCTGTTCTGATCTTGATTGTCGGTTTCGGCGGTCTATTGGGATATGATCTTTACTTCAAGCCCTATGTGCTGTCCCAAACTGTGGTGAAAGTTAAGGTGGATGGGGGCGGGGTCCTGCCCAAGAATCACGTACTTCAGGCGGGCGAGCTTTATCTCGATTCCGTACAGACGAAGGATGTTCCTGCCGGAGCTGTAACGGAGATTAATCGGGCGGAGCGCAAAATCACCAACGTCAGCCTGACGGATGGCAGCATTTTGACGGAAGGGCTGGTTGATTTGAACGATGTGGAGCCCAGAGCGGACGAGGGGATATTCCCAGTGCCGAAGGAAGCTGTCTATGCGATTAACGGTTCTCTCCGCAGCAGGGACAAGGTGGATATCTATCTTGTGCAGGAGGAAGCGAAAACTGTGGGCAATTCCAACATTGCGGCAGGTTCTGTCCAGGGAAGCCCGGGCGGCGAGCAAGCGGCTATGCCGGAGAAAGCTTTTCTAACCGGAGTAACCGTAAATTACGTCCGCACGGAAGATAACAACGACGTTCGCGACACGGAGCTCGGCAATGACAACAACCGGGTGACCTCAACCGGCAAGGTAGCCGTTCCAGAACTGAAGCTGAAAAAGAGTGATGGCGAATTGCTGAAACAGTACCTGGAGCGCGGCTGCAAGCTGTGGATCGTCCGGGTGGAATAGGAGGAATAAAGATTTATGAAAATATTCAGTCTTGGCTTGGACCAGCTGACGATTAACGATATTCGGCAGGCTGGCTACACCGTTGTTATGCAAACCTCACTCCCTGATCCGCAGCAGACGGCCGGTCATATGCTGATAGCGGCAAGCGGACAAGCCGGAGTTTCCGAACTGCGGGGACTGCGCGAAAAATACCCGGATACGATCATCCTTTACTTTTATATGGAGCACGGGGTTCGCGGGTATCACGGCATCCATCTGACCTGCGAGGAGCTGGGCGTGTATTTTCTGCCGCCGCGCTCGACTTCTTCGGCGATTATCGAAAAGATCAGACTCATTCTGAAGGAAGACGGAGATGAGCGCAGCAATGTGGTAGGGGTGCTCGGGTCCGGCCCGGGAATCGGCTGTACGAGCGTGGCCGGGCTGCTGGCGGGAAGAATTGCGGCGGCGGGCCGCCGGGTTATTTTGCTGGGGATGAATGTATATGACCCGGGTTATGACCGTAAAGCAGCGATCAGTCTGGACCGGCTCCGCCCGAAGCTGACGGGAAACAGGCTCCACGACGTGGATTTCGATCAATTGATTATGCAGGACGGTTACCGTTATTTGCCGGGCAACTTCGATTACTTGAGCGCCCAGGATTATCAGGAGAACGAGATGGAATATTTGCTTGACCGCGCCTCGGACAACGCCGACATCGTCATTGCCGATCTCGGCTCCGTACCGGAGAGCGCGGCGTGGTACACCGGAATGAGAAAGTCCGCGCTGCGCCTGCTCGTTACTCACGCGAAGCATGAACATAGGCTCGAATCGCTTATGGATTTGGCGGGACATATGGATCTCACTCCGCAGGATTTCAAGCTCATTCTGAACCGCAGCGGCCTGGAGGAGAACGTTTCTCCCAAGAGTATGGCGCTCCGATTCGGCACCGAAATCTTTCTGAATATTCCTTATTATCCGCAAATCTCAGCCACTCTGCCGCTTGGCAAGAAGGACCTGGCGCAGGCGGACGAAAAAGTCCGGGGGCTGCTCTCCGTGTTCGGCTTTGAGCCCGAGATCAAGAAGAAAGGGATGTTCCTATGAGCAGTCTGGAGGCTACACGACGTGCTGAAGCTGCCTATCCGGCAGCAAGGTCTCCTTTTTCGCTTAAACAAAGCGTACTTCGCGGCAGCAGGCCGGGAAAGGAAGACTTCCCTTCCTTCCTGCAAAAAATGAAAAGAGAGATGAACGCGGGTCTGGAGCGGGAGGACGAAGCGTATTTTGAGCTTAACGCCAAGGCGCTGACGGGTGATCCGCAGGCGGTCAGCTTTTTCATGAATGAGATTGAAAAGTACCTGCGCAAGACGCCTTTCACCGGCAGCGTTCCCGAAGCCTATGACACGGCGGCCGAAGCGCTTTTTCACGAATGGAAAGGATTTGGCCCGGCCTACCGCTGGTTTACGGATCGGGCGTACAGCGAATCGACGGGTTTGCAGATCATCGGGCGGCAAATTTTTTACAATGTGAAAGGCAAATTTGTTCCTTATCCGTATGAGATGCCGTCGCTGGACCGGGTCGAGCAGTTGAAGCGTTCGCTGCTAAAGAGTGATCCGAACAAGAAGCTGAATAAGGATAATCCGTCCGCCGAGTTCAAAATGGATGATCCGCTCTGGCCCGGCCGATTTATCCGGCTCGCTATTTGGGTTTCTCCCCGGGTGTGGGAGGGCTTTACGACGATTTCCATGCGGCGGCAGGTGGTTGAATTTCTCGATCTGGACGATCAGGCGGGTACGGAGTGCATTCCGGCGGAGGCCGTACCGATGATCCGGGCGCTGGCGATGACTTTCCGCAATACGATTATTGCCGGCGCGGTCGGCTCGGGCAAAACGACCTTTGCCAATACGATTGTCGGCGAGCAGCTGCTCGGTTCCGCCTCCTGCATGGGCGTCGTCATGATCGAGAAGCACCCGGAATCGACGCTGCCTTACCAAATTAAAGGGCACCGGATTATTCCCATC is a genomic window of Paenibacillus durus ATCC 35681 containing:
- a CDS encoding deoxyribonuclease IV — encoded protein: MLKIGSHVSCADKGLLSAANEANEYGSSSFMIYTGAPQNTRRKPIEDMYPEEGKAAMRENGVEEIVVHAPYIINLASYKNHTYELAVDFLQQEIHRTHALGVKHIVLHPGAYTDKDPEYGIQRIADGLNEVLGGTHETEVHIALETMAGKGTEMGRSFEEIASMIDKVAHNERLSICLDTCHIHDAGYDIVGDLDGVLEQFDKTIGLDRIGVVHINDSKNPSGSHKDRHAPIGSGWIGFDTINRVVHHELLAGRPFILETPWIGKDAKTQRPMYEAEIALLRGNVQERFGGEFLAQVEELHAFFAKQELDPRQYVLDIWNLLKTDAKAKKADPREPLERLYDQVLAAGLFPDLSEEAVNHRLIAWLAGKQVLVNA
- a CDS encoding ATPase, T2SS/T4P/T4SS family codes for the protein MSSLEATRRAEAAYPAARSPFSLKQSVLRGSRPGKEDFPSFLQKMKREMNAGLEREDEAYFELNAKALTGDPQAVSFFMNEIEKYLRKTPFTGSVPEAYDTAAEALFHEWKGFGPAYRWFTDRAYSESTGLQIIGRQIFYNVKGKFVPYPYEMPSLDRVEQLKRSLLKSDPNKKLNKDNPSAEFKMDDPLWPGRFIRLAIWVSPRVWEGFTTISMRRQVVEFLDLDDQAGTECIPAEAVPMIRALAMTFRNTIIAGAVGSGKTTFANTIVGEQLLGSASCMGVVMIEKHPESTLPYQIKGHRIIPIQAANEELMEVGVESLRHDPNLLYMTEMRYNEWEFYLWSGEKGYDGITGTFHTVDSEDVPYQGAFAVSTRIGGSMKGHLVSALKACELVFILESVGEGKKRLSRISEVFYDEAHSSVFANDLMRWEEESGDWTYNAEITEGLALKMRKKNAEAAQALLEILVRLAEEKPMSGPLKESLKSRIVLNE
- the purU gene encoding formyltetrahydrofolate deformylase; this translates as MELHVKRDHSTSDEQHPNRARMLISCPDGPGIVAAVSRFLFDHGANIVQSDQYTMDPSGGMFFMRIEFDLPELEQRMAHLQAEFGEIAGQFQMSWQMFNVSHKKRLAIFVSKEDHCLVELLWQWQAGDLDADIALVVSNHADMKEYVESFGIPYHYIPVTADTKAEAERRQLETIREDIDVIILARYMQIISPSFIKHYRNRIINIHHSFLPAFIGGNPYAQAYQRGVKIIGATAHYVTEELDGGPIIEQDVQRVTHGEDVGELKRIGRTIERVVLARAVKWHIEDRILVHQNKTVVFN
- a CDS encoding DUF2621 family protein; the protein is MIIKSGLGWLSASPSSLFMNTIAFWTFLLLGCMCIGGYFMFRKFLKVLPKADGKSKLDWQNYWVERSRPLWSDESKAFLDQLVQPVPGPFRDIAKHSIAAEIGRIAIESNASEVTRDHCIKGYISATPRRDSKFLIQFLEKNHIDYSPYRHLMK
- a CDS encoding DUF6382 domain-containing protein gives rise to the protein MFGLTRDFVQQDGIRMVLGGREGMPISKLNTVQSRMLSSLSIPHHLRLFLKEVDLSVTLEYSVSGKKLLSHLLKGARLSLAELYGLLLQVAEGMEAGRLHMLRPEQYVLHEDYIFIEGPLQSGKVYLTYVPLEMIEPAQSLGESLKGLIMALMPSVTELNGDGVQRLLHYCGEDECTALGWKELLSALLTEDDGERNSIVNAETAAAASTSTEAVKLPVAEWRGGEKTRRWKDEDDAEPDLAIDAASPPNGRNSSKKTYILLGCILLDALLWKYAYLDHPGRLPLMLCGLATVVFIAISALTWIGKIGGSKSEEEEYLEEETEDPGNRFSFGFGSASPFGRQDKFDVSQKFQSPTVERSKRVSAGILEFGTGEQETEWAEEHPKTSDSGAATVLLSREKAPASVEAKLREGGLPYLERTEEGSDRRERIELNRTSFIIGRSSEVAQYVEPSEGASRVHVEVFRSGGGYVLKDLDSRNGTRFQGEAMIPYKEYPLADGDAFTIVKGNYTFHQR